From a region of the Motacilla alba alba isolate MOTALB_02 chromosome 25, Motacilla_alba_V1.0_pri, whole genome shotgun sequence genome:
- the LOC119711490 gene encoding Fc receptor-like A isoform X6, with product MAGDTRMAGKVALLLWAQTLSLAGAQTTQLLVEPPWTPAVWWDRVTLTCQGSGTASATTWYKDGQRWGQEGRDHFTVTDSGTYMCDRPGSGLSPTVSVSNGWLVLQVPARTLLEGDTVTLRCRRWWDSAIGSVSFYHEKKKLGVFPNGTEMCLSPLQLHHNGRYRCKAQAGSWGWQESMPVTVTVHELFTVPVLEGPPEPTEGSSLTLSCLSTPSPLRPRAPLLHVFYRDGQVVGGPQGSPQLLVPAVGVSHSGNYSCEVQSKGGAVRKSSAWFRVRWLRGSVGPFCSCSCSWVSLWPGTGGTVWLPGRTRKGPLQIPQPPKRRGRCCTPTSWSPRGQGPLSLAVSPRATTLQDPQVTYAELRGPQGRPREPGDIYGNVL from the exons AtggctggggacaccaggatgGCCGGGAAGGTGGCGCTGCTCCTGTGGG cccaaactctCAGCCTTGCTG GTGCCCAGACCACCCAGCTCCTTGTGGAGCCCCCCTGGACGCCAGCAGTGTGGTGGGACCGGGTGACACTGAcctgccagggctcagggaCTGCCAGTGCCACCACCTGGTACAAGGATGGGCAGcgctgggggcaggagggacgCGATCACTTCACTGTCACTGACAGTGGCACCTACATGTGTGACAGACCTGGCAGTGGGCTCAGCCCCACCGTGAGTGTCTCAAATG gctggctggtgctgcaggtgccagcgCGTACGCTGCTGGAGGGGGACACAGTGACACTGCGCTGCCGGCGCTGGTGGGACAGTGCAATCGGCTCGGTGTCCTTCTACCATGAGAAGAAGAAACTGGGGGTGTTTCCCAATGGCACCGAGATGtgcctgtcccctctgcagctgcaccacaATGGCCGCTATCGCTGCAAAGCCCAGGCTGGATCCTGGGGGTGGCAGGAGTCAATGccggtgacagtgacagtgcaCG aaCTCTTCACGGTGCCAGTGCTGGAGGGTCCCCCTGAGCCCACCGAGGGGTCCTCCCTGActctcagctgcctcagcaccCCCAGTCCCCTGCGGCCCCGAGCCCCTCTCCTGCACGTGTTCTATCGGGATGGGCAGGTGGTTGGGGGCCCACAGGGgtccccacagctgctggtgccCGCTGTGGGGGTCTCCCACTCGGGGAATTACAGCTGCGAGGTGCAATCCAAGGGGGGAGCTGTGCGGAAGAGCAGTGCCTGGTTCCGCGTCAGG TGGCTGCGGGGCTCAGTGGGGCCCTtttgttcctgctcctgctcatgGGTGTCATTGTGGCCTGGCACCGGTGGCACCGTGTGG CTGCCAGGAAGAACCAGGAAAG GCCCCCTCCAGATCCCCCAGCCCCCCAAGAGGAGGGGGAGGTGCTGTACACCCACGTCATGGTCACCAAGAGGGCAGGGG CCCCTGTCTCTCGCAGTGTCCCCCCGTGCCACCACCCTCCAGGATCCCCAGGTCACCTACGCGGAGCTGCGGGGACCCCAGGGGCGACCACGGGAACCCGGAGACATCTACGGGAATGTGCTGTGA